From Choristoneura fumiferana chromosome 7, NRCan_CFum_1, whole genome shotgun sequence, the proteins below share one genomic window:
- the LOC141429639 gene encoding uncharacterized protein yields the protein MWHEARKQEKMIRGMIVDYRRRAERRKDFYEKIKAEPTQFLQLHGRPCKIHLDPAIAAAGEGPAIMMPWQGNSNNMIDRFDVRAHLDYIPEVKNPFIAPEDLTQEERQCNYERYRILAQNAFLGISEEKFLQQLAIEEQFGVTIEEKEMQKERLNEKKGTGAAIGYNYNDPGAQPSCSNPIGPEVKKTEQQEDSDDDSDLEIIDVDLSIDVNKMEASQAHELNSVGPLFGMAGCDLFSFLTGDADDAEHQKQLLREEKEKAMFSGRKSRRERRAHRDKKLMHRVVSPPSYAAPRSPARAPSRTPSRSPSPEAGHIQFITSFGGDDEEVKTPAPARPLYADKLKQNLKPEVLYSDVARKPPSRSPPYQGPRPFMGPHRPRSRSRSRSPSYSRSRSRSASRSRSRSRSRSRSRSRSLRRSRSRTSRSRSYSPHRRSRSRSNSRQRNYRNRRSRSPPNYAKRNHSRSLSYESNDKGQGQSKPVPRYYGRRKEDKSSSELSVDSDSSDTPDDTQRSLAVKPNSNQNQLRLSGSSSKGSARETKSLKEKLKKKMQAQLSRQLRADKRAEAERLERESRRQARRDEEMRELAIKLRRKQREMRHQQNRRSSEDDSDRSHSGSSRDSPAPDKNKDEDSHSKSPSPEPKRIPVWETNREAPREPPPDSYRHKYDPGESSYYPPEPPRRRFDNDNYYKDERSRDDDRPPGVYPPNRYDKYPNREYQSRNYDNRQEYNQSHDSRWDQDSNYSSSRRRPYGYRGGYRGQSNRPGPEQNYEDPPRSWHTRQETHGDHDRDSSYNKSKVKLVDY from the exons atgtgGCACGAAGCAAGAAAGCAGGAGAAGATGATCCGCGGTATGATAGTCGACTACCGACGTCGAGCAGAGCGTCGTAAGGATTTCTATGAGAAAATT AAAGCTGAACCAACACAATTCCTGCAACTCCATGGTAGACCATGCAAGATTCACTTAGATCCTGCCATTGCAGCCGCTGGAGAGGGCCCAGCGATTAT GATGCCTTGGCAAGGGAACTCAAACAACATGATTGACAGATTTGATGTAAGAGCACATTTGGATTATATCCCTGAAGTGAAGAATCCATTTATTGCACCAGAAGACCTAACCCAAGAGGAGAGGCAATGCAATTATGAACGATACAGGATTCTGGCTCAGAATGCCTTTCTTGGAATAA GTGAAGAGAAATTCCTCCAACAATTGGCTATAGAGGAACAATTCGGCGTAACAATAGAGGAAAAGGAGATGCAAAAAGAGaggttaaatgaaaagaaaggGACGGGTGCTGCAATAGGATACAATTATAATGATCCTGGAGCACAACCTTCTTGCTCCAATCCTATTG GCCCTGAGGTTAAAAAAACAGAGCAACAAGAAGACTCTGATGATGACTCGGATCTGGAAATCATTGATGTGGACTTGAGTATTGATGTCAACAAGATGGAGGCTTCTCAG GCCCACGAGCTAAACAGCGTCGGTCCGCTTTTTGGCATGGCTGGCTGCGATCTCTTCTCGTTCCTGACCGGAGACGCTGATGATGCTGAGCATCAGAAGCAGCTGCTTAGAGAGGAGAAAGAGAAAGCCATGTTTTCTGGCCGGAAGAGTAGAAGAGAGAGAAGAGCACACCG AGACAAGAAACTAATGCACCGCGTAGTGTCACCGCCAAGCTACGCAGCGCCGCGgtcgccggcgcgcgcgccatCCCGCACACCGTCCCGGAGTCCATCCCCCGAAGCGGGACACATACAGTTCATCACTTCATTCGGCGGGGACGACGAAGAGGTCAAGACAC ctgcCCCGGCGAGGCCTCTTTATGCTGATAAACTGAAACAAAATCTTAAACCTGAAGTACTTTATTCTGACGTAGCCAGAAAACCACCGTCAAG gtCGCCCCCGTACCAGGGACCGCGTCCTTTCATGGGCCCGCACAGGCCGCGTTCAAGGTCACGCTCCCGCTCGCCCTCGTACTCCCGCTCCCGATCGCGCTCCGCCTCCCGCTCGCGATCCAGGTCGAGGTCGAGATCGCGGTCGAGGTCGAGGTCACTGCGGAGGTCGCGCTCCCGAACTTCACGGTCGCGCTCATACAGCCCCCACAGAAGGTCAAGGTCGAGGTCAAACTCCCGCCAACGCAATTACAGGAACAGACGTTCGCGAAGCCCGCCAAA TTACGCAAAACGAAATCACTCCAGGTCGTTATCATATGAAAG TAACGACAAAGGACAGGGGCAAAGTAAGCCGGTGCCACGGTACTACGGCCGACGCAAGGAGGACAAGTCTTCCAGCGAACTTTCCGTAGACTCAGACTCCAGCGACACTCCTGACGACACGCAACGCTC ATTGGCGGTTAAACCCAACTCAAACCAGAATCAGTTACGATTATCTGGATCCAGCTCCAAA GGATCGGCGCGGGAGACGAAGTCCCTGAAGGAGAAGCTCAAAAAGAAAATGCAGGCTCAGTTATCAAGGCAAC TGCGGGCAGACAAGCGGGCTGAGGCGGAACGTCTGGAACGCGAGAGCAGACGGCAAGCGCGGCGCGACGAAGAGATGCGAGAACTCGCCATCAAGCTACGCCGCAA GCAACGTGAAATGCGGCATCAACAGAACAGGAGATCGAGTGAAGACGACTCTGACAGAAGCCACAGTGGGTCGTCCAG AGATTCTCCTGCCCCAGATAAAAACAAGGATGAGGACAGCCATTCTAAAAGTCCATCGCCAGAACCAAAGCGAATACCTGTATGGGAAACTAACAGAGAAGCTCCCCGCGAACCCCCACCAGATTCCTACAGACACAAGTATGACCCGGGTGAGAGTTCATATTACCCTCCCGAACCACCAAGAAGAAGGTTTGACAACGACAATTATTATAAAGATGAGAGAAGTCGCGATGACGACCGACCTCCTGGAGTTTATCCTCCAAACAGATACGACAAGTATCCCAACAGAGAATATCAGAGTCGTAACTATGACAATCGCCAAGAATATAACCAGAGCCACGACAGCAGGTGGGATCAGGATAGCAATTATTCATCCTCGAGGCGACGCCCTTACGGCTATAGAGGAGGGTACAGAGGGCAATCCAACAGGCCGGGACCTGAACAAAATTACGAAGACCCTCCTAGAAGTTGGCATACGAGGCAAGAAACACATGGAGATCACGACAGAGACAGTAGTTATAATAAGAGCAAAGTAAAACTAGTAGATTATTAG
- the LOC141429407 gene encoding uncharacterized protein: MSEDGTNTKSRILDLFVGIDETELDSIEQWICSKQYKQDLEKKKAIIKSDKMLLKIGSVIKKMVPFDGEMPSEKIIHPTVGDQADCNRINTCHIDEFLYDAEQVEDLVKEGKLTRHYCLECNSRNVKELTFITHSMSRELLQYVFKVLLPKDLEDKQFLDVGSRFGGVLYAAYYFTNATSIVGIEMNKECCEIQEKIIGQFSMDPNRIKIVHADVADKEDLIRNSDVFLMSVLDFFVTTEEHRNLWYYFKKHLRKGSYIVLNRSIADTLSGLDIFEEFIDWLSICKPCQMENEIFFDVEDCNELFLYTVN, translated from the exons ATGTCTGAGGACGGCACGAACACTAAAAGTCGTATTCTAGACTTGTTTGTTGGTATTGATGAAACTGAATTAGACTCCATCGAACAGTGGATCTGCAGTAAACAGTACAAACAAG ATTTGGAAAAGAAAAAAGCTATTATAAAATCTGACAAAATGTTACTCAAGATTGGAAGTGTTATCAAGAAAATGGTACCATTTGATGGGGAGATGCCTTCTGAGAAAATAATTCATCCTACAGTTGGTGATCAAGCAGATTGCAACCGCATCAACACATGTCATATTGATGAGTTTCTTTATGATGCTGAACAAGTTGAAGATCTTGTTAAAGAAGGGAAACTTACAAGACATTACTGCCTAGAATGCAATTCCAGAAACGTCAAA gAATTGACTTTCATCACACATTCCATGTCGAGAGAGCTACTACAGTATGTTTTCAAGGTTCTACTTCCAAAAGATTTGGAGGATAAGCAATTTCTGGATGTAGGTTCCAGATTTGGAGGTGTATTATATGCT GCTTACTATTTTACCAATGCCACTAGTATAGTTGGTATTGAAATGAATAAGGAGTGCTGTGAAATTCAAGAGAAAATAATTGGTCAATTCTCAATGGATCCTAATAGAATAAAGATTGTACATGCTGATGTAGCAGACAAAGAAGATCTTATCAGAAACTCGGATGTTTTCCTGATGAGTGTACTAGACTTTTTTGTAACAACAGAGGAACACAGAAATTTATGGTACTACTTTAAAAAACATCTAAGGAAAGGGAGTTACATTGTTCTGAACAGAAGCATAGCAGACACATTAAGTGGTCTGGATATATTTGAAGAGTTTATAGATTGGCTTAGCATTTGTAAGCCATGCCAGATGGAAAATGAGATATTTTTTGATGTTGAAGATTGTAATGAATTGTTCTTGTATACTGTCAATTAA